Below is a genomic region from bacterium.
CCCTGACTGTCTCCGGAATATCATAAAATTTCAGGTCAAGAAATACCTTTTTGTTTCTTTTAATAAGATATTCCACAAAGGCAGGACCTGTTATGGTATATAAAATAATCCCCACCTTAAAGAAATTGACTATGCCATCCAATTCCTCAACATATCTCTCTGCCTCTTTTTGAGTGAACATATCAAGAGCAAAGATGAGTCGCTCTTCTGGAAAAATCATCCAATCATCTCCCTAATTTTTTACTCCAGACCTCAATAAAATACTCCAGAGACCTATCATAAGTCCTTTCTGCTTCTGGTGGAAAAAGACATCCGGGTAGTTGCCTCTGTGCCCAGTGATAATTCAGGCATTCACAACAAAGTCCTTTCCTACTACATCCTCTATAACTACAGGTACACTCCTTTAGATTCTTCTCTTTATTACAAATCTCTTCCATAGATACCTCCTATTTACAGGACAGAAAGAAATCAGCAAGGGACTGTGCATCCATACCTTCATTTTTAAATAGATATTCTGGCTCACCCGAACTTCCGTAATCAGAAATCCCCCTTCTGAAAAACCTGCCCGTATATTTTTTGGTAAGGAGATACATTGATACTGTAGCACCGAGTCCTGTATCAATATGGTGGTCTTCTGCTGTAAGTATCAGACCTGTCTTCATTCCCTCTTCCATAACATACTCATCT
It encodes:
- a CDS encoding DUF6485 family protein, with the translated sequence MEEICNKEKNLKECTCSYRGCSRKGLCCECLNYHWAQRQLPGCLFPPEAERTYDRSLEYFIEVWSKKLGR